The following proteins are encoded in a genomic region of Protaetiibacter sp. SSC-01:
- a CDS encoding siderophore-interacting protein — protein MSADTLIRVSAEPWAFARVAVSRIDDLTPTFRRFALRPMGEDRLADPGLDQRIKVVPPCPQGIDAMPTDPEWFAAWRALPEGERPPFRTYTIRGFDGDELLVDFALHGPDGPAARWAVDAAVGDELLVLGPNAAHPGPYGGIDFVPPARCGHHLLAGDETAAPAIARILEQLPPDARGTVVVELPDARDAAYLPTHPGFAVHALAREGAHGAALVARVAAVAAEHLEAHPGQEPEEVDIDEGLLWEVPRNARGGAALKSAPLYAWLAGEAGAITTIRRHLVKELGIDRRAVAFMGYWRQGRAENS, from the coding sequence ATGTCCGCTGACACCCTCATCCGCGTCTCCGCAGAGCCCTGGGCGTTCGCGCGCGTCGCCGTCTCGCGCATCGACGACCTCACCCCCACGTTCCGCCGCTTCGCGCTGCGGCCGATGGGCGAGGATCGGCTCGCCGACCCGGGCCTCGACCAGCGCATCAAGGTCGTGCCGCCGTGCCCGCAGGGCATCGACGCGATGCCGACCGACCCCGAGTGGTTCGCCGCCTGGCGCGCGCTCCCGGAGGGCGAGCGCCCGCCGTTCCGCACCTACACGATCCGCGGGTTCGACGGCGACGAGCTGCTCGTCGACTTCGCGCTCCACGGACCCGACGGGCCCGCCGCGCGCTGGGCCGTCGACGCGGCGGTCGGCGACGAGCTGCTCGTGCTCGGACCCAACGCCGCCCATCCCGGACCCTACGGCGGCATCGACTTCGTGCCGCCCGCCCGCTGCGGCCACCACCTGCTCGCGGGCGACGAGACCGCGGCGCCCGCGATCGCGCGCATCCTCGAGCAGCTGCCGCCGGATGCGCGGGGCACGGTCGTCGTGGAGCTCCCGGACGCGCGCGACGCCGCCTACCTGCCGACGCATCCGGGTTTCGCGGTGCACGCGCTCGCGCGCGAGGGCGCCCACGGTGCGGCGCTCGTGGCGCGCGTCGCCGCCGTCGCCGCCGAGCACCTCGAGGCGCACCCCGGGCAGGAGCCCGAGGAGGTCGACATCGACGAGGGCCTGCTGTGGGAGGTGCCGCGGAATGCACGTGGCGGGGCGGCGCTCAAGAGCGCCCCGCTCTACGCGTGGCTCGCGGGCGAGGCGGGCGCCATCACGACGATCCGCCGCCATCTCGTCAAGGAGCTCGGCATCGACCGTCGCGCCGTCGCCTTCATGGGGTACTGGCGTCAGGGCCGCGCCGAGAACTCCTGA
- a CDS encoding MFS transporter, whose amino-acid sequence MTASPRLPLRVRIRDTFSDSVLRALTVATLIGTVGRGVTLTIVVLYLSLIAGLPAGQVALVYTIGSAIGIGASYLGGHLADSLSARRLLVASVAVAGLALASVALVTEFWMAVVTESLISIALGMNGSVRSAIVARAFSPETRVTSRAVLRTVTNIGITVGTGVGAVALALGSAEAYRAILVAGGLAYAASALLLLRLPARVDAQKPEAADAEADAAPVEPGRSPWRDPRYLLFSALAGVFAIQFVVLNVGIPLWVAHDTVAPEWIVSIMFVVNTVLVIALQVPLSRGTHDLRRAGDVTAVAGILMAFGCVLYGASAGTDLVATVVLLIAASVLHALSEVLSQGGAWGLSFELADQRRAGSYQGVFSMTFAVASMIGPLVITWTAIQLGFAGWLILGAMFLVAAFGVTIIARRAARAQEFSARP is encoded by the coding sequence GTGACTGCCTCCCCCCGGCTCCCGCTCCGCGTGCGGATCCGCGACACCTTCTCGGACTCGGTGCTCCGGGCCCTGACCGTCGCGACGCTCATCGGCACGGTCGGCCGCGGCGTCACTCTCACGATCGTCGTGCTCTACCTGTCGCTCATCGCGGGGCTCCCCGCGGGGCAGGTCGCCCTCGTCTACACGATCGGCTCGGCGATCGGCATCGGCGCGTCGTACCTCGGCGGGCACCTCGCCGACTCGCTCTCGGCGCGGCGGCTGCTCGTGGCATCCGTCGCCGTCGCAGGGCTCGCGCTCGCGTCGGTCGCACTCGTGACGGAGTTCTGGATGGCGGTCGTCACCGAGTCGCTCATCTCGATCGCGCTCGGCATGAACGGCTCGGTGCGCTCGGCGATCGTGGCGCGCGCCTTCTCGCCCGAGACGCGCGTCACGAGCCGCGCCGTGCTGCGCACGGTCACGAACATCGGCATCACGGTCGGCACCGGCGTCGGCGCGGTCGCGCTCGCCCTCGGCTCTGCCGAGGCGTACCGCGCGATCCTCGTCGCGGGCGGCCTCGCCTACGCGGCATCGGCGCTGCTCCTGCTGCGGCTGCCGGCGCGCGTCGACGCGCAGAAGCCCGAGGCGGCGGATGCGGAAGCCGACGCCGCGCCCGTCGAGCCCGGCCGCAGTCCGTGGCGCGATCCGCGCTACCTGCTGTTCTCGGCCCTCGCGGGCGTCTTCGCGATCCAGTTCGTCGTGCTCAACGTCGGCATCCCGCTGTGGGTCGCGCACGACACGGTCGCGCCCGAGTGGATCGTCTCGATCATGTTCGTCGTCAACACGGTGCTCGTGATCGCGCTGCAGGTGCCGCTCTCGCGCGGCACCCACGACCTGCGCCGCGCGGGCGACGTGACGGCCGTCGCGGGCATCCTCATGGCGTTCGGCTGCGTGCTCTACGGGGCGTCGGCGGGCACCGACCTCGTCGCGACGGTCGTGCTGCTCATCGCGGCATCCGTGCTGCACGCGCTCTCGGAGGTGCTCTCGCAGGGCGGCGCGTGGGGGCTCAGCTTCGAGCTCGCCGACCAGCGGCGCGCGGGCTCCTACCAGGGGGTGTTCTCGATGACCTTCGCGGTCGCCTCGATGATCGGGCCGCTCGTCATCACGTGGACCGCGATCCAGCTCGGGTTCGCCGGCTGGCTCATCCTCGGCGCGATGTTCCTCGTCGCCGCTTTCGGCGTGACGATTATCGCGCGGCGCGCGGCCCGCGCTCAGGAGTTCTCGGCGCGGCCCTGA
- a CDS encoding benzoate/H(+) symporter BenE family transporter — MRASDLAQPVGAGVVGAVTGFASSFALVVAGLQAVGATPAEAASGLLALCILQGVLAIALGLRYRMPLAFAWSTPGAALLVAAQATTGDYRAAIGAFLLCGVLLVVTGLWPALARTMTRIPKPIASAMLAGILFPICLAPVLASVELPALALPIVGVWLVLARLAPRWAVAGAVLTTVVVVIASGEGADLASASLWPVVTVTWPTLDPAVLVSLGLPLYVVTMAGQNVPGFAVLTTFGYPHPPARAILTSTGAATMLGSVFGGYALNLAAITAALMAGPDAHPHRDRRWIASVTGGVAYLVIGLGAGAAAVLVGVTPPILITAVAGLALFGAFASAATAALEEPATRVVAVITFLVVASGVSIAGIGSAFWGLIVGGVAMLWLTLRPRRKPVSEAGAE, encoded by the coding sequence ATGCGCGCCTCCGACCTCGCCCAGCCCGTCGGCGCGGGCGTCGTCGGTGCCGTCACGGGCTTCGCGAGCTCGTTCGCGCTCGTCGTCGCGGGACTGCAGGCCGTCGGCGCGACCCCCGCCGAGGCCGCATCAGGGCTTCTCGCCCTGTGCATCCTGCAGGGCGTGCTGGCGATCGCGCTCGGACTCAGGTACCGGATGCCGCTCGCGTTCGCGTGGTCGACCCCCGGTGCCGCCCTGCTCGTCGCCGCGCAGGCCACGACGGGCGACTACCGCGCGGCCATCGGCGCGTTCCTCCTGTGCGGCGTGCTGTTGGTCGTCACGGGGCTGTGGCCCGCGCTCGCGCGCACCATGACGCGCATCCCGAAGCCGATCGCGAGCGCGATGCTCGCGGGCATCCTGTTCCCCATCTGCCTCGCGCCCGTGCTCGCCTCCGTCGAGCTGCCGGCGCTCGCGCTGCCCATCGTGGGCGTGTGGCTCGTGCTCGCGCGGCTCGCCCCCCGTTGGGCGGTCGCCGGCGCCGTGCTCACGACGGTCGTCGTCGTCATCGCGTCTGGGGAGGGCGCCGACCTCGCCTCCGCCTCCCTGTGGCCCGTCGTGACGGTCACCTGGCCGACGCTCGACCCCGCCGTGCTCGTGAGCCTCGGGCTGCCGCTCTACGTCGTCACGATGGCGGGGCAGAACGTGCCCGGGTTCGCTGTGCTCACGACGTTCGGGTACCCGCATCCGCCCGCCCGGGCGATCCTCACGAGCACGGGCGCCGCGACGATGCTGGGCTCCGTCTTCGGCGGCTACGCGCTCAACCTCGCCGCGATCACGGCGGCGCTCATGGCGGGGCCCGACGCGCATCCGCACCGCGACCGCCGGTGGATCGCCAGCGTCACGGGCGGCGTGGCCTACCTCGTCATCGGGCTCGGCGCGGGTGCCGCGGCGGTGCTCGTCGGGGTCACGCCGCCCATCCTCATCACGGCCGTCGCGGGCCTCGCGCTCTTCGGGGCGTTCGCCTCGGCGGCGACCGCGGCGCTCGAGGAGCCCGCGACGCGCGTCGTCGCCGTCATCACGTTCCTCGTCGTAGCGTCGGGCGTCTCGATCGCGGGCATCGGCTCGGCGTTCTGGGGCCTCATTGTGGGCGGCGTCGCGATGCTGTGGCTCACGTTGCGTCCGCGGCGGAAGCCGGTGTCCGAGGCGGGTGCAGAATAG
- a CDS encoding FtsX-like permease family protein, with amino-acid sequence MNRGLRPVSFLIRSRRHLSVLAALAVVVGLVAGSWMVALGALSRAADEGVRLGLESRSGADLALRATGPLGSDPAAQDEAVRAAIDDGFGGLRAAFELVRTASASASVVAPSAPDSTRAGLVMQIDDLAEHALLVEGAWPASADEVAVQADAALVLGAAVGDTLTLDGAPYRLAAVWRVADPLDPRWLGDPQLLAGRDDAGPSALGPVVVDPTRLSGFAEPQAQWTLVPDASRVTAADLQMIAAAWSRVPSSWRGVVDDAGAFRKSGRLGATIAELDARVDGLRAIEPVVLLVLGAAAVVAALELGRLLAGNRAREIALLWARGRGAGETGLRAGAEAAVGAALGAVVGLGLGAAVLALLGDEVGLDPATLVVAGAAVLVAAAACGVAAWRQAGEGVHAEAAEGRLRRAAGPAATVVALAAAAVSVWQLRLYGSPVTPLADGTSAVDPVAVGAPALAVVAGALVALTAFPLVARTVARAGADASVPRLLAGHTVARRLRRVAAPLLVIAIAASTVLVSAGYLATWSVAFDRTSALRAGAELSVTHAGGFDESTIGRVEGVEGVAALAPVRRDELVLSDASGTLVAIAPDALARLASDAVGALDPAAVAEGVAAELPGPRIPPTARELVLAASLTGFTRPPTVRVTYADGWGRVAELRAEAPDAEGSVGLRLPLPASASQAEGRVLAVDVEVPAASVAEGARAIFSLDEFATDAGPLPDGIGAPTWSALATSPGGSVGTAGPRAFSVERGGVVVRLTPDPAGGTPPVAISRGLADRHGLDVGSMLRVQSAGSYASTDMRVTAVLPAVPGADDTLAVLIDLGVLQYAAARDASGSSAPDTLWLDTAAIPPSAAALREVLPPGARILTAHDTAGRAVLGSAATALTGVAALCVLLALITLAAVARAEHRVRIGDLAVLRALGFRSRQQASLRRTELWIVAAYALIAGAVVGGVVVALTVPQLASAAVPDPVPGLDPAIRIDPAVAAGGGVLLVGTLALLIELAAAGVRRASVAALTAGDGR; translated from the coding sequence ATGAATCGAGGCCTTCGTCCCGTGTCGTTCCTCATCCGCTCTCGGCGGCACCTCTCCGTGCTCGCCGCCCTGGCGGTCGTCGTGGGCCTCGTCGCGGGCAGCTGGATGGTGGCGCTGGGGGCGCTCTCGCGTGCCGCCGACGAGGGCGTGCGGCTCGGCCTCGAGTCGCGCTCGGGTGCGGATCTCGCGCTCCGTGCGACGGGGCCGCTCGGCTCCGACCCGGCCGCCCAGGACGAGGCGGTGCGCGCTGCGATCGACGACGGCTTCGGGGGGCTCCGCGCCGCGTTCGAGCTCGTGCGCACCGCGAGCGCGAGTGCGTCGGTCGTCGCGCCATCCGCTCCCGACTCGACGCGCGCGGGTCTCGTCATGCAGATCGACGACCTCGCGGAGCACGCGCTGCTCGTCGAGGGCGCGTGGCCCGCGTCCGCCGACGAGGTCGCGGTGCAGGCGGATGCCGCCCTCGTCCTGGGCGCGGCGGTGGGAGACACGCTCACGCTCGACGGCGCGCCCTACCGGCTCGCAGCGGTATGGCGCGTCGCCGACCCGCTCGACCCGCGCTGGCTCGGCGACCCGCAGCTGCTCGCCGGCCGCGACGACGCAGGTCCGAGCGCGCTCGGCCCCGTCGTCGTCGACCCGACGAGGCTCTCGGGCTTCGCCGAGCCGCAGGCTCAGTGGACCCTCGTGCCGGATGCGTCGCGCGTCACGGCAGCGGACCTCCAGATGATCGCGGCCGCGTGGTCGCGCGTCCCGTCGTCGTGGCGCGGGGTGGTCGACGACGCCGGCGCTTTCCGCAAGTCCGGGCGGCTGGGGGCGACGATCGCGGAGCTCGACGCGCGCGTCGACGGGCTGCGCGCGATCGAGCCCGTCGTGCTGCTCGTGCTGGGCGCCGCGGCCGTCGTCGCGGCGCTCGAGCTCGGTCGGCTGCTCGCCGGCAACCGCGCGCGGGAGATCGCACTGCTGTGGGCGCGCGGGCGTGGAGCGGGCGAGACGGGACTGCGAGCGGGAGCGGAGGCCGCGGTCGGGGCCGCCCTCGGCGCCGTCGTCGGACTCGGGCTCGGCGCGGCCGTCCTCGCCCTGCTCGGCGACGAGGTCGGGCTCGATCCCGCGACCCTCGTCGTGGCCGGAGCGGCAGTGCTCGTCGCCGCGGCCGCGTGCGGCGTCGCGGCGTGGCGGCAGGCGGGCGAGGGGGTGCACGCGGAGGCGGCCGAGGGACGTCTCCGGCGCGCCGCCGGTCCCGCGGCGACCGTCGTCGCGCTCGCAGCGGCGGCCGTGTCGGTGTGGCAGCTGCGCCTCTACGGCAGCCCTGTCACGCCGCTCGCCGACGGCACCTCCGCGGTCGACCCCGTCGCGGTCGGCGCGCCCGCCCTCGCCGTCGTCGCGGGCGCGCTCGTGGCGCTCACGGCGTTCCCCCTCGTCGCGCGAACCGTCGCGCGGGCCGGGGCCGACGCATCCGTCCCTCGCCTGCTCGCCGGCCACACCGTCGCGCGTCGCCTCCGCCGCGTCGCGGCCCCGCTGCTCGTGATCGCGATCGCGGCCTCGACCGTGCTCGTCTCCGCGGGGTACCTCGCCACGTGGTCGGTCGCGTTCGACCGCACGAGCGCCCTGCGCGCGGGAGCCGAGTTGAGTGTCACGCATGCGGGCGGCTTCGACGAGAGCACGATCGGGAGGGTCGAGGGAGTCGAGGGGGTCGCGGCCCTCGCACCGGTGCGCCGTGACGAGCTCGTTCTCTCGGATGCGAGCGGCACGCTCGTCGCGATCGCCCCCGACGCGCTCGCGCGGCTCGCGAGCGACGCCGTCGGAGCCCTCGACCCCGCGGCCGTCGCCGAGGGGGTCGCGGCAGAGCTGCCGGGGCCGCGCATCCCGCCCACGGCACGCGAGCTCGTGCTCGCTGCGAGTCTCACGGGTTTCACGAGGCCTCCCACCGTGCGCGTGACGTACGCCGACGGCTGGGGTCGCGTCGCCGAGCTCCGGGCCGAGGCGCCCGACGCCGAGGGATCCGTCGGCCTCCGCCTCCCGCTCCCCGCAAGCGCGTCGCAGGCCGAGGGCCGCGTGCTCGCCGTCGACGTCGAGGTGCCTGCGGCATCCGTCGCCGAGGGGGCTCGCGCGATCTTCTCGCTCGACGAGTTCGCGACGGATGCGGGTCCGCTCCCCGACGGTATCGGCGCGCCGACCTGGTCGGCTCTCGCGACGAGCCCCGGCGGATCGGTGGGGACCGCGGGACCTCGCGCGTTCTCCGTCGAGCGCGGAGGGGTCGTCGTGCGCCTGACGCCCGACCCCGCGGGCGGGACTCCGCCCGTCGCGATCTCGCGCGGACTCGCCGACCGCCACGGACTCGACGTCGGGTCGATGCTGCGCGTGCAGTCCGCAGGCTCGTATGCCAGCACCGACATGCGTGTGACCGCGGTGCTCCCCGCGGTGCCGGGGGCCGACGACACCCTCGCGGTGCTGATCGACCTCGGAGTGCTGCAGTACGCGGCGGCCCGCGACGCATCCGGATCCTCCGCGCCCGACACGCTCTGGCTCGACACGGCCGCGATCCCGCCGTCCGCGGCGGCGCTGCGCGAGGTGCTGCCGCCCGGAGCGCGCATCCTCACGGCCCACGACACGGCCGGCCGCGCGGTGCTCGGCTCGGCCGCGACGGCCCTCACGGGGGTCGCGGCCCTGTGCGTGCTCCTCGCCCTCATCACCCTCGCCGCCGTCGCGCGCGCCGAGCACCGCGTGCGGATCGGCGACCTCGCGGTGCTGCGGGCGCTCGGCTTCCGCAGTCGCCAGCAGGCCTCCCTGCGGCGCACCGAGTTGTGGATCGTCGCCGCCTACGCCCTCATCGCGGGTGCCGTCGTCGGGGGCGTCGTCGTCGCGCTCACGGTGCCGCAGCTCGCGAGCGCCGCCGTGCCGGACCCCGTGCCCGGTCTCGACCCCGCGATCCGGATCGACCCCGCGGTCGCGGCGGGCGGCGGGGTCCTCCTCGTCGGCACCCTGGCGCTCCTCATCGAGCTCGCGGCCGCGGGAGTGCGGCGCGCATCCGTCGCCGCGCTCACGGCAGGTGACGGGCGATGA
- a CDS encoding FtsX-like permease family protein — MSTPGLLLRHASTGVSGSLLVGLLVALAVFATAVAPRALVALGTEELRHRLAEASPALRDITGLGRIGLVPAGRDATAEEVLRPTDDAIRGSAQRLPEPLAGLAGEPRWVARSPQQDAALPDDAPSARLRLTLALDPGWERDVHIREGSAPAAWSGSDETGAVEEPLEVALSTSAAEALGVSVGELLGYPPLTLRIAALYEAADPDAPLWVHAPDLAAPAVSAAEGLVPTVTTSVYVAPGSAGRLANSFDAGALSAWIPIDPSGIRFGDAQQIATQVRERAATPFTLPGFGELRFSSRLADAVDQTRDRVAAGSALLALSLSGLLGVLVAVLALGIGAIVERRRTAIVLTAARGASALQLRGALFVEGASVALPAAVAGIAAAALLVPEPVDVSAWMLPMLVALAAPVVFAARAGAHGPRSVRRELRSRGGRVRLLAEALLVGAAALALLLLFRRGLVAPADTVGIDPLLALTPVLLAAAVCALALRVYPIPLRLVLDRVRRGDGAVGLVGVARAVRAPVYDPTASFALVLGVTVVVFSSVLGTTLSLGVTRAAAAEAGADIQVRAVEIAPDTVAAVARLEGVSAAAALTRSAGLQLADGLGTSGFTLVLADTTALHAVRPELPELDAEVDGRIPVVVSRDLRGTAGGSAEIGPAAVTLVDTAAPDALPGVTRDWVLADARFAEELGRGTAVAQRLLVAVDDPDEADAVAAAVVRTVTEPLSEKAAQTVTVTTARGVLDDVRSSPVIAGIEAALPFAAVSALALTVLALVLATLAAGAARGHLVGVLRVIGADRRQLRRILAWESAPVVVASIVVGVGLGLALPFVVTSAVDLRAFVGGDVVPTPVVDPLAVGLAVLAVLAAAGLAGAVALALGRRLAPAATFKMGER; from the coding sequence GTGAGCACGCCGGGGCTGCTGCTCCGCCACGCCTCGACCGGCGTCTCCGGCTCGCTCCTCGTCGGACTGCTCGTCGCGCTCGCCGTCTTCGCGACCGCCGTCGCGCCGCGGGCGCTCGTTGCCCTCGGCACCGAGGAGCTCCGCCATCGGCTCGCCGAGGCCTCGCCCGCGCTTCGCGACATCACCGGGCTCGGACGCATCGGTCTCGTCCCCGCGGGCCGCGACGCGACGGCCGAGGAGGTGCTCCGCCCGACCGACGACGCCATCCGCGGATCCGCGCAGCGCCTGCCCGAGCCCCTCGCCGGGCTCGCGGGCGAACCGCGCTGGGTGGCCCGCAGCCCCCAGCAGGATGCGGCCCTCCCCGACGACGCGCCGTCCGCCCGCCTGCGGCTCACGCTCGCCCTCGACCCCGGCTGGGAGCGCGACGTGCACATCCGCGAGGGCAGCGCCCCCGCGGCGTGGTCGGGATCGGATGAGACGGGCGCGGTCGAGGAGCCTCTCGAGGTCGCGCTCTCCACGAGCGCCGCGGAGGCGCTCGGCGTGAGCGTCGGCGAGCTGCTCGGCTATCCCCCGCTCACGCTGCGCATCGCGGCGCTCTACGAAGCCGCGGACCCCGACGCCCCCCTCTGGGTGCACGCCCCCGACCTCGCGGCGCCCGCGGTGAGCGCCGCCGAGGGTCTCGTCCCGACCGTGACGACCTCCGTGTACGTCGCACCAGGATCCGCGGGCCGGCTCGCGAACAGCTTCGACGCGGGCGCGCTCTCGGCGTGGATCCCGATCGACCCCTCCGGCATCCGCTTCGGCGACGCGCAGCAGATCGCGACGCAGGTCCGCGAGCGCGCGGCCACCCCGTTCACGCTCCCCGGCTTCGGCGAACTGCGGTTCTCGAGCCGCCTCGCCGACGCCGTGGACCAGACGCGCGACAGGGTCGCCGCAGGCTCGGCGCTCCTCGCGCTCTCGCTCTCGGGCCTGCTGGGCGTGCTCGTCGCAGTGCTCGCGCTCGGGATCGGCGCGATCGTCGAGCGTCGGCGCACGGCGATCGTGCTGACCGCCGCGCGCGGGGCGAGCGCCCTGCAACTGCGGGGAGCGCTCTTCGTCGAGGGCGCGAGCGTCGCCCTCCCTGCGGCTGTCGCGGGCATCGCCGCTGCCGCGCTGCTCGTGCCCGAGCCCGTCGACGTGAGCGCCTGGATGCTGCCCATGCTCGTGGCGCTCGCCGCACCCGTCGTCTTCGCGGCGCGCGCGGGGGCACACGGCCCACGGAGCGTCCGTCGCGAGCTGCGGTCACGCGGCGGCCGCGTGCGGCTCCTCGCCGAGGCCCTCCTCGTGGGCGCGGCGGCACTCGCCCTCCTGCTGCTCTTCCGCCGAGGTCTCGTCGCCCCCGCGGACACTGTCGGCATCGATCCGCTCCTCGCGCTCACGCCCGTGCTCCTCGCGGCCGCCGTGTGCGCGCTCGCCCTGCGTGTGTACCCGATCCCGCTGCGGCTCGTGCTCGATCGCGTGCGCCGCGGCGACGGCGCCGTGGGGCTCGTCGGTGTCGCGCGGGCCGTGCGCGCGCCCGTGTACGACCCCACGGCGTCCTTCGCGCTCGTCCTCGGCGTCACGGTCGTCGTGTTCTCCTCGGTGCTCGGCACGACCCTGAGCCTCGGCGTCACGCGAGCCGCGGCAGCAGAGGCGGGCGCGGACATCCAGGTGCGCGCCGTCGAGATCGCCCCCGACACCGTGGCGGCCGTCGCCCGGCTCGAGGGCGTGAGCGCAGCCGCCGCGCTCACGCGCAGCGCGGGCCTCCAGCTCGCCGACGGCCTCGGCACGAGCGGGTTCACGCTCGTGCTCGCCGACACGACAGCCCTGCACGCCGTCCGCCCCGAGCTGCCGGAGCTCGACGCCGAGGTCGACGGGCGCATCCCGGTCGTCGTGTCGCGCGACCTGCGCGGCACCGCGGGTGGCTCGGCCGAGATCGGCCCCGCCGCCGTGACCCTCGTCGACACGGCGGCGCCCGACGCTCTCCCCGGCGTCACACGTGACTGGGTGCTCGCCGATGCGCGGTTCGCGGAGGAGCTCGGCCGCGGCACCGCTGTCGCGCAGCGCCTGCTCGTCGCCGTCGACGACCCCGACGAGGCGGACGCCGTCGCGGCGGCCGTCGTGCGCACGGTGACCGAGCCGCTGAGCGAGAAGGCCGCGCAGACGGTCACCGTCACGACCGCGCGCGGCGTGCTCGACGACGTGCGCTCCTCGCCCGTCATCGCCGGTATCGAGGCGGCGCTGCCCTTCGCCGCGGTGTCGGCGCTCGCCCTCACCGTGCTCGCGCTCGTTCTCGCGACGCTGGCGGCGGGCGCGGCGCGCGGACACCTCGTCGGCGTGCTGCGCGTCATCGGGGCGGACCGGCGGCAGTTGCGCCGCATCCTCGCGTGGGAGTCGGCGCCCGTCGTCGTCGCGTCGATCGTGGTCGGCGTGGGCCTCGGCCTCGCCCTGCCGTTCGTCGTGACCTCCGCCGTCGATCTGCGCGCCTTCGTCGGCGGCGACGTCGTGCCGACCCCGGTCGTCGACCCGCTTGCGGTCGGCCTCGCGGTGCTCGCGGTGCTCGCCGCCGCGGGCCTCGCCGGCGCGGTAGCACTCGCGCTCGGGCGGCGCCTCGCGCCCGCCGCGACGTTCAAGATGGGAGAGAGATGA
- a CDS encoding ABC transporter ATP-binding protein, whose product MSPHIRCADLVRIFSAEGVEVQALQGLTLAVERGELTAIVGASGSGKSTLLSILSGLDVPTAGSAHVAGHDLLAMSTRERTLYRRHTVGFVWQQTSRNLLPYLTAAENIATALSVSRTPRRARRARAMELLELMGIGALADRHPAEMSGGQQQRIAIAVALSNSPEVIFADEPTGELDEANSQLVFDALRTVNGELGTTVLIVTHDQAVSAQVRRTLQIRDGRMSTEVHRSTRTDEHGLESVHAQEYAVLDRVGRLQLPEEYLRALSLRDLVRLELEHDHVQVHPTDHSTGSER is encoded by the coding sequence ATGAGTCCCCACATCCGCTGCGCCGACCTCGTGCGCATCTTCTCTGCGGAGGGCGTCGAGGTGCAGGCCCTGCAGGGGCTCACCCTCGCCGTCGAGCGCGGCGAGCTCACGGCGATCGTCGGGGCCTCCGGCTCGGGCAAGTCGACCCTCCTCTCGATCCTCTCGGGTCTCGATGTGCCGACCGCCGGCAGCGCCCACGTGGCCGGCCACGACCTGCTCGCGATGTCGACGCGCGAGCGCACGCTCTACCGCCGCCACACCGTGGGGTTCGTGTGGCAGCAGACCTCGCGCAACCTGCTCCCCTACCTGACGGCCGCCGAGAACATCGCGACAGCGCTGTCCGTGTCCCGCACGCCCCGACGCGCGCGCCGCGCCCGGGCCATGGAGCTCCTCGAGCTCATGGGCATCGGCGCGCTCGCCGACCGCCACCCCGCCGAGATGTCGGGCGGCCAGCAGCAGCGCATCGCGATCGCCGTCGCGCTCTCCAACTCGCCCGAGGTGATCTTCGCCGACGAGCCCACGGGCGAGCTCGACGAGGCCAACTCGCAACTCGTCTTCGACGCACTGCGCACCGTCAACGGCGAGCTCGGCACGACCGTCCTCATCGTCACGCACGACCAGGCGGTGTCAGCGCAGGTGCGTCGCACGCTGCAGATCCGCGACGGACGGATGTCGACCGAGGTGCATCGCAGCACGCGCACCGACGAACACGGTCTCGAGAGCGTGCACGCCCAGGAGTACGCGGTGCTCGACCGCGTCGGCCGCCTCCAGCTGCCCGAGGAGTACCTGCGGGCGCTGTCGCTGCGCGACCTCGTGCGGCTCGAGCTCGAGCACGACCACGTGCAGGTGCATCCGACCGACCACAGCACGGGGAGCGAGCGATGA
- a CDS encoding ABC transporter ATP-binding protein: MSRQIVARAEGLRRSYGRGASVVHALDDVSIELGAGELVVLRGPSGAGKTTLLNLLGGLDTADAGRVWVGDVELGAASEDELVELRRSELGYIFQSFALLPVLSARENIELPMRLRGAPASERVARTAELLEVVGLAAHAEQRPGELSGGQQQRLGIARALANGPRLLIADEPTGQLDSANAEAMMTLIASLVHSRMVAAIVSTHDPRMAAHADRIVDLRDGRLVAG, encoded by the coding sequence ATGAGCCGGCAGATCGTGGCGCGAGCCGAGGGGCTGCGACGCAGCTACGGGCGGGGCGCATCCGTCGTCCACGCCCTCGACGACGTGTCGATCGAGCTCGGCGCGGGCGAGCTCGTCGTGCTGCGGGGGCCGTCGGGCGCCGGCAAGACGACGCTGCTCAACCTCCTCGGCGGGCTCGACACGGCGGATGCGGGGCGCGTCTGGGTGGGCGACGTCGAGTTGGGTGCCGCGAGCGAGGACGAGCTCGTCGAGCTGCGACGCAGCGAGCTCGGCTACATCTTCCAGAGCTTCGCGCTGCTGCCCGTGCTCTCGGCGCGCGAGAACATCGAGCTGCCGATGCGCCTGCGAGGCGCGCCGGCATCGGAGCGCGTCGCGCGCACGGCCGAGCTGCTCGAGGTCGTGGGGCTCGCGGCGCACGCCGAGCAGCGACCCGGGGAGCTGTCGGGCGGGCAGCAGCAGCGCCTCGGGATCGCGCGCGCCCTGGCCAACGGACCGCGCCTGCTCATCGCCGACGAGCCCACGGGCCAACTCGACAGCGCGAACGCCGAGGCGATGATGACGCTCATCGCGTCGCTCGTGCACAGCCGGATGGTCGCGGCGATCGTCTCGACGCACGATCCGCGCATGGCGGCGCACGCCGATCG